A single window of Pyxicephalus adspersus chromosome 10, UCB_Pads_2.0, whole genome shotgun sequence DNA harbors:
- the LOC140339894 gene encoding alpha-2-macroglobulin-like protein 1, which translates to MTTTPDTITQFNARTFCIGNSGFGLSSEVSLTVFKPFFVDLVLPYSVIQGETLTLKALVFNYLPQCIKVQVTLLQSLFTIQNCFNCQYTKCICADESVSFNWKITANKIGFLPLTVRAEAVDSTVTCGSKAVYVPPNGNLDILQKQLLVKPQGIKKEITQNTFLCLKGYQRELTYKHLDGSYSAFGENDGEGSTWLTTFVIKCFYQAKKYVFIDEKVLQQAVQWLTTSQNPNGCFKSRGKLFHTLMKGGVEDDLSLSAYITAALLEIGSLKEDINLASALSCLRANVTGSTNAYTLALLAYTFTLANDIKTRQVLLDRLYSLAASSEMDLYWPYTLRSSESNGLVSASIELSAYVLLALVSSPTLNPNELTNASRIVSWLSKQQNPYGGFSSTQVKMLNCRQLSYLVSFSLLGSCLEIQESNFCNFTSFGTHLEPQC; encoded by the exons ATGACGACTACCCCCGACACCATCACACAGTTTAATGCCAGGACCTTCTGCATAGGGAACAGCGGCTTTGGTCTCTCCTCTGAAGTATCCTTGACCGTTTTCAAGCCATTCTTTGTAGACCTTGTCCTTCCCTATTCTGTCATCCAAGGGGAGACACTGACACTGAAAGCCCTGGTTTTTAATTATCTACCCCAGTGCATAAAG GTCCAGGTAACACTGCTCCAGTCCTTGTTTACCATACAAAACTGCTTTAACTGCCAATATACCAAATGCATCTGCGCAGATGAATCTGTCAGCTTCAACTGGAAAATTACTGCTAACAAAATCG GATTTCTGCCGCTGACTGTGAGAGCTGAGGCCGTGGACAGCACCGTTACCTGTGGAAGCAAAGCGGTCTATGTGCCGCCTAATGGAAATCTGGACATTCTGCAGAAACAATTGCTTGTCAAG CCTCAAGGCATTAAGAAGGAAATCACCCAGAACACGTTCCTctgtttaaaag gtTATCAAAGAGAACTCACCTATAAGCACTTGGATGGATCATACAGCGCCTTTGGAGAAAATGATGGTGAAGGCAGCACATG GCTCACCACGTTCGTCATCAAGTGCTTCTATCAAGCAAAAAAGTACGTATTCATCGATGAGAAGGTCCTCCAGCAGGCTGTGCAATGGCTGACTACTAGTCAGAATCCGAATGGCTGTTTTAAAAGCAGGGGTAAACTGTTCCACACTCTCATGAAG ggtgGAGTTGAAGATGACCTGTCACTCTCTGCTTACATCACAGCTGCACTTTTAGAAATTGGGAGTCTCAAGGAG GACATCAACTTGGCCAGTGCTCTCTCCTGCCTCAGAGCCAATGTCACTGGCTCAACCAATGCATACACGCTGGCTCTATTGGCTTACACGTTCACCTTGGCCAATGACATAAAAACCCGGCAGGTGCTTCTGGACAGGTTGTACTCATTGGCTGCATCTTCAG AAATGGACCTGTATTGGCCGTACACTTTGAGGTCCTCAGAAAGCAATGGCCTGGTGTCAGCCAGTATTGAGCTGTCAGCTTACGTCTTGCTAGCATTGGTCTCCAGTCCGACACTAAACCCAAATGAGCTAACGAACGCTTCCCGCATTGTTAGCTGGTTGTCCAAACAACAAAATCCATATGGAGGATTTTCATCCACACAGGTAAAAATGCTGAATTGTAGACAACTTTCTTATTTAGTTTCTTTCAGTTTGCTAGGTTCTTGTCTTGAAATTCAGGAATCAAATTTCTGTAACTTTACCAGCTTTGGTACACATCTTGAGCCCCAATGTTGA
- the LOC140339774 gene encoding alpha-2-macroglobulin-like protein 1, with protein sequence MFYYQDINLASALSCLRANVTGSTNAYTLALLAYTFTLANDIKTRQVLLDRLYSLAASSEMDLYWPYTLRSSESNGLVSASIELSAYVLLALVSSPTLNPNELTNASRIVSWLSKQQNPYGGFSSTQDTVVAIQALAKYTKVTFNTKGNLLVTVLKDNVSLKQFKVDRTNRLLLQNQPLPNIPGKYQLTINGNGCVFMKVVLKYNEMPMVRKAPFNINATVADCEIRKGQFNLIITVRYYSLAWARGS encoded by the exons ATGTTTTATTACCAGGACATCAACTTGGCCAGTGCTCTCTCCTGCCTCAGAGCCAATGTCACTGGCTCAACCAATGCATACACGCTGGCTCTATTGGCTTACACGTTCACCTTGGCCAATGACATAAAAACCCGGCAGGTGCTTCTGGACAGGTTGTACTCATTGGCTGCATCTTCAG AAATGGACCTGTATTGGCCGTACACTTTGAGGTCCTCAGAAAGCAATGGCCTGGTGTCAGCCAGTATTGAGCTGTCAGCTTACGTCTTGCTAGCATTGGTCTCCAGTCCGACACTAAACCCAAATGAGCTAACGAACGCTTCCCGCATTGTTAGCTGGTTGTCCAAACAACAAAATCCATATGGAGGATTTTCATCCACACAG GATACAGTCGTGGCTATCCAAGCTCTTGCCAAATACACCAAAGTCACATTCAACACAAAAGGAAACCTACTGGTCACAGTCTTGAAAGATAATGTGTCTCTAAAACAGTTCAAAGTGGACAGAACCAACCGTCTACTCCTCCAGAACCAACCACTGCCTAACATTCCTGGGAAATACCAACTAACCATTAATGGAAATGGTTGTGTCTTCATGAAG GTTGTCCTAAAATACAACGAAATGCCTATGGTGAGAAAAGCTCCATTTAACATTAATGCAACGGTTGCTGACTGTGAAATTAGGAAAGGACAATTCAATCTTATCATAACTGTCAGGTACTATTCTTTGGCATGGGCACGAGGATCCTAA